A section of the Salvelinus fontinalis isolate EN_2023a unplaced genomic scaffold, ASM2944872v1 scaffold_0051, whole genome shotgun sequence genome encodes:
- the LOC129842544 gene encoding uncharacterized protein LOC129842544 produces the protein MHSELGAVNWETDVLLRDTLEAARWCELQTDALLRDTLEAARWCERQTDALLRDTLEAVRWCELQTDALLRDTLEAARWCELQTDALLRDTLEAVRWCELQTDALLRDTLEAARWCELQTDALLRDTLEAARWCELQTDALLRDTLEAVRWCDLQTEALLRDTLEAARWCERQTFKGTGSLPSVIGMDGEDRITTLKELRLYNGLDEQENIIIKEPFMFQLQRDYEMFYVEAVDNREVTEEQE, from the exons ATGCACAGTGAACTGGGAGCTGTGAATTGG GAAACAGATGTTCTTCTAAGGGACACCCTAGAGGCAGCAAGGTGGTGTGAACTCCAAACAGATGCTCTTCTAAGGGACACCCTAGAGGCAGCAAGGTGGTGTGAACGCCAAACAGATGCTCTTCTAAGGGACACCCTAGAGGCAGTAAGGTGGTGTGAACTCCAAACAGATGCTCTTCTAAGGGACACCCTAGAGGCAGCAAGGTGGTGTGAACTCCAAACAGATGCTCTTCTAAGGGACACCCTAGAGGCAGTAAGGTGGTGTGAACTCCAAACAGATGCTCTTCTAAGGGACACCCTAGAGGCAGCAAGGTGGTGTGAACTCCAAACAGATGCTCTTCTAAGGGACACCCTAGAGGCAGCAAGGTGGTGTGAACTCCAAACAGATGCTCTTCTAAGGGACACCCTAGAGGCAGTAAGGTGGTGTGATCTCCAAACAGAAGCTCTTCTAAGGGACACCCTAGAGGCAGCAAGGTGGTGTGAACGCCAAACATTTAAAGGCACCGGTTCCCTCCCTAGTGTAATTGGGATGGACGGGGAAGACCGCATTACAACCCTTAAAGAACTACGGTTGTATAATGGCCTGGATGAACAGGAAAATATTATCATCAAGGAGCCATTCATGTTCCAGTTACAGAGAGATTATGAGATGTTCTATGTGGAGGCAGTTGACAACAGGGAAGTGACCGAGGAGCAGGAGTGA